A part of Carcharodon carcharias isolate sCarCar2 chromosome 6, sCarCar2.pri, whole genome shotgun sequence genomic DNA contains:
- the wnt3a gene encoding protein Wnt-3a isoform X2 yields the protein MEIMPSVAEGVKIGIQECQHQFRGRRWNCTTVEDNLAIFGPVLDKATRESAFVHAIASAGVAFAITRSCAEGTANICGCDTRHKGKPGEGWKWGGCSEDVEFGSMVSREFADARENRPDARSAMNRHNNEAGRMAILDHMHLKCKCHGLSGSCEVKTCWWSQPDFRVIGDYLKDKYDSASEMIVEKHRESRGWVETLTPKYTLFKAPTERDLVYYDSSPNFCNPNPVTGSFGTRHRTCNITSHGIDGCELLCCGRGHDTRTEKRREKCHCIFHWCCHVSCQECTRIYSVHTCK from the exons ATGGAGATTATGCCAagtgtggcagagggagtgaaaatTGGGATTCAGGAATGCCAGCATCAGTTTCGAGGAAGGAGATGGAACTGCACGACGGTTGAGGATAACTTGGCAATCTTTGGACCTGTGTTGGATAAAG CCACAAGGGAATCGGCTTTTGTTCATGCCATCGCTTCGGCAGGTGTCGCCTTTGCCATTACCCGGTCATGTGCTGAGGGTACAGCAAACATCTGCGGCTGTGACACCCGACACAAGGGCAAGCCGGGGGAAGGTTGGAAGTGGGGAGGCTGCAGTGAAGATGTCGAGTTTGGGAGCATGGTGTCCCGAGAGTTTGCAGATGCCCGAGAGAACAGACCAGATGCACGCTCCGCCATGAATCGACATAACAATGAGGCCGGCCGCATG GCCATTTTGGACCACATGCACCTGAAGTGCAAGTGCCATGGACTATCAGGGAGCTGTGAGGTGAAGACGTGCTGGTGGTCACAGCCTGATTTCCGTGTGATCGGAGATTACTTAAAAGATAAGTACGACAGTGCCTCTGAGATGATTGTGGAGAAACATCGAGAGTCTAGGGGTTGGGTGGAGACCCTTACTCCCAAGTACACCTTATTCAAAGCTCCAACAGAGAGAGATTTGGTCTACTATGATTCTTCGCCGAATTTCTGCAACCCTAACCCTGTAACTGGCTCATTTGGCACACGACACCGAACGTGCAACATCACATCGCATGGAATTGATGGATGTGAGTTACTATGCTGTGGCCGTGGACATGATACAAGGACTGAAAAACGTAGGGAGAAGTGTCACTGTATCTTCCATTGGTGTTGTCATGTGAGCTGCCAAGAGTGCACACGCATCTACAGTGTTCATACTTGTAAATAG
- the wnt3a gene encoding protein Wnt-3a isoform X1, producing MASYPVWWSLAVGHQYSILATQPILCGSIPGLVPKQLRFCRNYMEIMPSVAEGVKIGIQECQHQFRGRRWNCTTVEDNLAIFGPVLDKATRESAFVHAIASAGVAFAITRSCAEGTANICGCDTRHKGKPGEGWKWGGCSEDVEFGSMVSREFADARENRPDARSAMNRHNNEAGRMAILDHMHLKCKCHGLSGSCEVKTCWWSQPDFRVIGDYLKDKYDSASEMIVEKHRESRGWVETLTPKYTLFKAPTERDLVYYDSSPNFCNPNPVTGSFGTRHRTCNITSHGIDGCELLCCGRGHDTRTEKRREKCHCIFHWCCHVSCQECTRIYSVHTCK from the exons GTCTTTGGCAGTTGGTCATCAGTACTCCATATTGGCGACTCAGCCCATACTGTGTGGGAGTATCCCTGGCCTTGTACCAAAGCAGCTTCGGTTTTGCCGGAATTACATGGAGATTATGCCAagtgtggcagagggagtgaaaatTGGGATTCAGGAATGCCAGCATCAGTTTCGAGGAAGGAGATGGAACTGCACGACGGTTGAGGATAACTTGGCAATCTTTGGACCTGTGTTGGATAAAG CCACAAGGGAATCGGCTTTTGTTCATGCCATCGCTTCGGCAGGTGTCGCCTTTGCCATTACCCGGTCATGTGCTGAGGGTACAGCAAACATCTGCGGCTGTGACACCCGACACAAGGGCAAGCCGGGGGAAGGTTGGAAGTGGGGAGGCTGCAGTGAAGATGTCGAGTTTGGGAGCATGGTGTCCCGAGAGTTTGCAGATGCCCGAGAGAACAGACCAGATGCACGCTCCGCCATGAATCGACATAACAATGAGGCCGGCCGCATG GCCATTTTGGACCACATGCACCTGAAGTGCAAGTGCCATGGACTATCAGGGAGCTGTGAGGTGAAGACGTGCTGGTGGTCACAGCCTGATTTCCGTGTGATCGGAGATTACTTAAAAGATAAGTACGACAGTGCCTCTGAGATGATTGTGGAGAAACATCGAGAGTCTAGGGGTTGGGTGGAGACCCTTACTCCCAAGTACACCTTATTCAAAGCTCCAACAGAGAGAGATTTGGTCTACTATGATTCTTCGCCGAATTTCTGCAACCCTAACCCTGTAACTGGCTCATTTGGCACACGACACCGAACGTGCAACATCACATCGCATGGAATTGATGGATGTGAGTTACTATGCTGTGGCCGTGGACATGATACAAGGACTGAAAAACGTAGGGAGAAGTGTCACTGTATCTTCCATTGGTGTTGTCATGTGAGCTGCCAAGAGTGCACACGCATCTACAGTGTTCATACTTGTAAATAG